A single genomic interval of Labrus bergylta chromosome 18, fLabBer1.1, whole genome shotgun sequence harbors:
- the heatr5a gene encoding HEAT repeat-containing protein 5A isoform X4, producing the protein MERAHSLLLNEEACGQLGEHQRVEFIFEWLNHLKKLLPATDRAHVKHNQRRLIDQLSGILIGSPGPPTRWLLAHCLALLYRLGDPVPASLMVDRCNDIIRSRDDSPSGLPTRLAAVACLGALFEQLGRMLAGCFKDTLTNLLKAMKSAESQGRYEIMLCLEKILQGLGVSAVSSHRDIYKAARACLTDRSMAVRCASAKCLQELQREAAFLWSSELENVATLCFRAFEGSNYNVRVSVSKLLGTLLAAAAEPRQTAALRPSGRGRSSLEEVMDLLSGGFLRGGAGFLRASGDMLKGTSSVGKDVRIGVTQACVVFVSTLGGSWLETNFPAFLSLLMELASHGRATQTPGDAVLTRRCVSFILRSTLGSLLGEKAQTNAAKHLCLAVAQQKKAIDAALTDGNVETRVSSADVSASQHVLVCCLLELGGLIQGLGSTAAPLLTDGSTALLDTVISVLLHPAASASLAAAWCLRCVAMAMPSQGSLLLDHCAERLMSLKSSPEAVAGYGAAVAALVAAVQHSPLGIPHTKGMVVLGLAEDLLRSASQNSRISLQRTQAGWLLVSSLITLGPAVIEHHLPRLLLLWRCVFPASLREQEMELRRGDFFTWQVTLEGRAGALCAMKNLLLHCRELVTDDIISRLLTPLACAIALLTKLPALLRSYGSSVRSWSVIYRLRVYELLALLPPHTYQESFGLVMNQLVSDLSGQENLNQSCSELTLLPPLCHHDDLPLVGPALHDTDHRYIDEQLHGSSVGGGSLDNDAFSLCERSDEAPAPPPPPVALTAATVRLFGALLPHIIPPQRVKILEQFVETVNQLKGQRQQTVQTHVCAALCSLLKHQGGVRGSLGPEEIRSPVLSLLTGALESVSPLLRCLAAEGLARLVQVVGDAGFTVSVSLLCFDRLKTARDAASRSGYALALGALYRYTGGISSPQHLSTCLGVLFTLSQDSTSPEVQTWSLHSLSLVIDLSGGLYRAHAEPSFTLVLRLLLSVPPTHPEVHHSLGRCLHALITCLGPDLQGEGAAVSVLRSSCLVGCGVMQDGPDCLVQARSISCLQQLHMFSPPHVNLATLVPALCAHLCSSYLCLRRAVVACLRQLVQREAVEVSEHAVTLVKELPRRDNTQLDVTIKEVGLEGALFTLLDRESDPGLRRDIQETLVHMMTSSATSGKLGHWLKLCKDVLSATTDCSSPVEASQEDEEADPGRDDDSSAFKARSESGGPFTALRWATRRFAMECVCRIIAQCESSDPAHFDMVLAQERRLHESTDFLVLHLGDLVRMAFMAATDHSDQLRLAGLQTLLVIIRRFSAIPEPEFPGHVILEQYQANVGAALRPAFSADAPPDITAKACQVCSAWIASGVVSDLRDLRRVHQLLASSLAKVQSGRDTCSQLYNEATATMETLAVLKAWAEVYIVAVERSTQKEAPDRTADLSISSSANVSSGSESGEAGLLKLVQSDLSTLSRLWLAALQDYALLTLPHEYASQLPDTGGSFYTAETLKQARAHYTSSWAPILHATSLWLHSTGFLMPDDSPANLSRPATPTSMGHTVGGAKSSEDINSDRLHLILGISVEFLCSPHSEDQMENIASCLRALQALLDVSWPRAKIGNDQALSVELLSVLHRLMVTRESVYVQLAVLDLLRQIVTAAQEHVREKRHSAEVDDGAEEKETLPEFGEGRDTGGLIPGRSLVFGALELCLCVLVRKLPQLSPKLASPTGPGGSVWSLTDNDCQLVASALCVLSELPSVCSPEGSVSILPTVLYLLLGVLRELVHQPSTHTVVSVGGGSASLTVVIQAALQALKCVVTSPMSRQEKSRGGWNVLLRSALNTLLGLWDAGDRAVDQVSLLTALTVFLCSAGPDVCTVEPLHMLSLQRFTASMEAKDPLVVSRCYQLLTSVFQAPPTVAVPYIQALGPPLVQFLQRVERSRPQSPEELLGVLEGVRAMEALIQAADESQRPQLVAVLLPLLISFLLDENALGSAPAASRSLHEAALKDLMRLGPQHSAVFRSLISSSPHLKSRLEAAVKGNQESLNAKAGSTNPRSAAKSSPSITLKTNFL; encoded by the exons ATGGAGCGCGCTCACAGCCTCCTGCTGAACGAGGAGGCGTGCGGTCAACTGGGTGAACATCAGAGGGTGGAGTTTATCTTTGAATGGCTGAACCACCTGAAGAAGCTCCTCCCAGCCACCGACAGG gCCCACGTCAAACACAACCAGCGGCGTCTCATCGACCAGCTGTCGGGCATTCTGATTGGCTCCCCCGGGCCGCCGACCCGCTGGCTGCTGGCCCACTGCTTGGCCCTTCTCTACCGCCTGGGTGACCCTGTTCCTGCCAGCCTGATGGTTGATCGGTGTAATGACATCATCCGCAGTAGAGACGACTCCCCGTCAGGCCTCCCGACCCGGCT ggcgGCTGTGGCGTGTCTTGGCGCTCTGTTCGAGCAGCTTGGGCGGATGCTTGCCGGCTGTTTCAAAGACACGCTGACCAACCTGCTGAAGGCGATGAAGAGCGCAGAG TCTCAGGGTCGGTATGAGATCATGTTGTGTTTGGAGAAGATCCTGCAGGGTTTGGGTGTCAGCGCCGTGTCCTCTCACCGCGACATCTACAAGGCGGCGAGAGCCTGTCTCACGGACCGGTCTATGGCTGTACGCTGCGCCTCCGCCAAG tgtctgcaggagctgcagcgAGAGGCGGCGTTCCTGTGGAGCAGCGAGTTGGAGAACGTGGCCACGCTGTGCTTCAGAGCGTTCGAAGGATCAAACTACAACGTCCGAGTTTCTGTCTCCAAACTGCTGGGGACTCTGCTGGCCGCTGCGGCGGAGCCCAGACAGACGGCAG CCCTGAGGCCGAGTGGGCGGGGTCGGAGTTCCCTGGAGGAGGTGATGGATTTGTTGTCGGGGGGGTTCCTGCGGGGCGGGGCAGGTTTCCTCAGAGCCAGCGGAGACATGCTGAAGGGGACGAGCTCGGTGGGCAAGGACGTCCGCATCGGGGTCACACAG gCCTGTGTGGTCTTTGTCTCCACCCTGGGCGGCTCCTGGTTGGAGACGAACTTCCCGGCCTTCCTGTCCCTGCTGATGGAGCTGGCGTCTCATGGCAGGGCCACGCAGACTCCGGGCGATGCCGTGTTGACCCGCCGCTGCGTCTCCTTCATCCTGAGGAGCACCCTGGGGTCTCTGCTGGGGGAGAAGGCTCAGACCAACGCCGCCAAACATCTCTGCCTTGCTGTAGCGCAGCAGAAAAAAGCTATTG atgCAGCTCTGACTGACGGGAACGTGGAGACCAGAGTTTCTTCTGCAGACGTCTCGGCCAGTCAGCACGTGTTGGTCTGCTGTCTCCTGGAACTGGGAGGACTCATACAGGGACTGGGATCCACCGCAGCCCCCCTCCTCACAGACGGCAGCACAG CTCTCCTGGACACGGTGATCTCCGTCCTCCTCCACCCCGCCGCCTCCGCCTCTCTGGCCGCCGCCTGGTGCCTGCGCTGTGTAGCCATGGCGATGCCGTCCCAGGGATCCTTGCTGCTGGATCACTGTGCGGAACGGCTGATGTCGCTGAAGTCTTCCCCCGAAGCTGTGGCCGGGTATGGAGCTGCTGTCGCCGCCCTGGTGGCCGCGGTGCAGCACTCCCCCTTAGGAATACCCCACACCAAAGGCATG GTGGTGCTGGGTCTGGCTGAAGATCTGCTGCGTTCAGCGTCTCAGAACAGTCGTATCTCTCTGCAGAGGACTCAGGCCGGCTGGCTGCTCGTCTCTTCTCTCATCACACTCG gCCCAGCTGTCATAGAGCACCACCTGCCCCGTCTGCTCCTCCTGTGGCGGTGTGTGTTCCCCGCCTCGCTCAGGGAGCAGGAGATGGAGCTGCGACGAGGGGACTTCTTTACGTGGCAGGTTACGCTGGAGGGACGTGCTGGAGCGCTCTGCG CCATGAagaacctgctgctgcactgcCGGGAGCTCgtcactgatgacatcatcagccgCCTGCTCACGCCATTGGCCTGCGCCATTGCCCTGCTCACCAA gttGCCTGCCCTCCTCAGGTCTTACGGCAGCTCGGTTCGCAGCTGGTCGGTCATCTACAGACTGAGAGTCTACGAGCTGCTCGCTCTGCTGCCTCCTCACACATACCAAG agagcTTTGGCCTGGTGATGAACCAGCTGGTGTCTGACCTGTCGGGTCAGGAAAACCTGAACCAGTCGTGCTCAGAGCTCACCCTGctgcctcctctctgtcaccatgACGACCTGCCTCTGGTCGGCCCCGCCCTCCACGACACTGATCACAGATACATCGATGAACAG ctcCACGGCAGCAGTGTGGGAGGGGGCTCTCTGGATAACGACGCCTTCAGTCTTTGTGAGAGGAGTGATGaagctccagctcctcctcctcctccagtcgCTCTGACCGCCGCCACCGTCCGCCTCTTTGGAGCGCTTCTCCCCCACATCATCCCCCCTCAGAG GGTGAAGATCTTGGAGCAGTTTGTGGAAACAGTGAACCAGCTGAAGGGTCAGCGCCAGCAGACCGTGCAGACACACGTCTGTGCTGCCCTCTGCAGTCTGCTCAAG CACCAGGGAGGTGTGCGAGGCTCTCTGGGGCCCGAGGAGATCCGATCCCCTGTGTTGTCTCTCCTGACGGGGGCGCTGGAGAGCGTCAGTCCTCTGCTGCGCTGCCTGGCTGCTGAAGGTCTGGCCCGGCTGGTCCAGGTGGTCGGCGACGCCGGCTTCACcgtctctgtctccctgctctgctTCGACAG ACTGAAGACGGCTCGGGACGCGGCCTCTCGCAGTGGCTACGCGCTGGCTCTGGGGGCGCTGTACCGCTATACCGGAGGAATCAGCTCCCCTCAACACCTGTCCACCTGTCTGGGAGTCCTGTTCACCCTGAGCCAGGACAGCACCTCACCTGAGGtccag ACCTGGTCCCTCCACAGTCTGTCTCTAGTTATCGACCTGTCTGGCGGTCTGTATCGCGCCCACGCCGAGCCGTCCTTCACTCTAGTGCTCCGCCTTCTGCTGTCGGTTCCGCCCACTCACCCAGAGGTGCACCACAGCCTTGGACGCTGCCTGCACGCCCTCATCACCTGCCTGGGCCCCGACCTGCAAG gtgaagGTGCAGCAGTGTCCGTTCTGCGCTCCAGCTGTCTGGTGGGATGTGGCGTGATGCAGGACGGTCCGGACTGTCTGGTTCAGGCTCGATCCAtctcctgtctgcagcagctgcacatGTTCTCCCCTCCTCACGTCAACCTGGCCACCCTCGTACCTGCACTCTGT GCTCACCTGTGCAGCTCCTACCTGTGTCTGCGGCGGGCGGTGGTTGCCTGTCTCCGTCAGCTGGTGCAGCGGGAGGCTGTGGAGGTTTCTGAACACGCCGTGACGCTGGTCAAAGAGCTGCCGAGACGAGACAACACTCAGCTGG ACGTGACCATAAAGGAGGTGGGTCTGGAGGGAGCTCTGTTCACTCTGCTGGACCGGGAGTCAGATCCGGGTCTGAGGAGGGACATCCAGGAGACTCTGGTCCACATGATGACGTCCAGCGCCACCAGCGGGAAACTGGGACACTGGCTCAAACTCTGCAAGGACGTCCTGTCTGCAACCACAG ACTGTTCGTCTCCCGTGGAGGCGAGtcaggaggacgaggaggcgGACCCCGGCAGAGACGACGACTCGTCTGCCTTCAAAGCTCGGTCCGAGTCTGGCGGCCCGTTCACGGCGCTGCGCTGGGCCACGCGCCGCTTCGccatggagtgtgtgtgtcgcaTCATCGCTCAGTGTGAGAGCTCTGACCCCGCCCACTTTGACATGGTTCTGGCTCAGGAGAGACGCCTGCACGAGTCCACAG ACTTCCTGGTCCTCCATCTTGGTGACCTGGTCCGTATGGCGTTCATGGCGGCGACCGATCACAGCGACCAGCTGCGCCTGGCGGGGCTTCAGACGCTGCTGGTCATCATCAGACGCTTCTCCGCCATCCCTGAACCAGAGTTCCCAGGTCACGTGATCCTGGAGCAGTACCAGGCCAAC GTTGGAGCTGCTCTCAGACCAGCCTTCTCTGCAGACGCTCCTCCTGACATCACAGCCAAAGCCTGTCAG gtgtgCAGCGCCTGGATCGCCAGCGGTGTGGTGAGCGACCTGCGTGACCTGCGGCGAGTCCACCAGCTTCTCGCCTCCTCATTGGCTAAAGTTCAGTCAGGTAGGGACACCTGCAGTCAGCTGTACAACGAGGCCACCGCTACCATGGAAACGCTGGCTGTGCTGAAAGCGTGGGCCGAG gTTTACATCGTCGCCGTGGAGAGGAGCACACAGAAGGAAGCTCCTGATAGGACGGCTGATCTGTCAATCTCTTCTTCAGCCAATGTCAGCTCAGGCTCGGAGTCAGGAGAGGCGGGCCTTCTTAAGTTGGTCCAATCAGATCTGTCCACACTTAGCCGTCTGTGGTTGGCGGCGCTGCAGGACTACGCTCTGTTGACCCTCCCACACGAGTACGCATCACAGCTACCTGACACAG gagGTTCTTTCTACACAGCCGAGACGTTGAAGCAGGCCAGAGCTCATTACACCTCCTCCTGGGCTCCCATCCTCCACGCCACCTCCCTCTGGCTCCACAGCACCG GTTTCTTAATGCCAGACGATTCGCCTGCAAACCTGTCCAGACCGGCCACGCCCACCTCCATGGGACACACCGTGGGTGGGGCCAAGAGTTCAGAGGACATAAACTCAGACAGACTTCATCTCATACTGG GGATCAGCGTGGAGTTCCTTTGTTCTCCGCACTCTGAGGACCAGATGGAGAACATCGCTTCCTGTCTGCGGGCTCTGCAGGCGCTGCTCGACGTCTCATGGCCTCGAGCCAAGATTGGAAATGACCAG gCTCTGAGCGTGGAGCTGCTGAGCGTCCTCCACAGGCTGATGGTCACCAGAGAGTCGGTGTATGTTCAGCTCGCCGTGTTGGATTTACTGCGTCAGATCGTGACGGCAGCTCAGGAGCACGTCAGAGAGAAACGCCACAGCGCTGAAG TGGACGACGGTGCGGAGGAGAAGGAGACGCTACCAGAGTTCGGAGAGGGTCGGGACACCGGCGGTTTGATTCCCGGACGCTCGCTGGTGTTTGGAGCGCTGGAGCTGTGCCTCTGTGTGCTGGTCCGGAAACTTCCACAGCTCAGCCCTAAACTGGCCAGTCCCACTG gtccTGGAGGTTCAGTCTGGAGTTTGACGGACAACGACTGTCAGCTTGTGGCCTCGGCGCTGTGTGTCCTCTCTGAGCTGCCGTCGGTCTGCTCTCCAGAGG GCAGCGTGTCCATCCTCCCCACAGTCCTCTACCTGCTGCTGGGAGTCCTCAGAGAGCTCGTCCACCAGCCCAGCACACACACGg TGGTCTCAGTGGGCGGGGGCAGTGCCAGTCTGACCGTGGTGATCCAGGCAGCTCTTCAGGCCCTGAAGTGTGTCGTGACGTCTCCGATGAGCCGACAGGAGAAGAGCCGAGGAGGCTGGAACGTTCTGCTGAGATCTGCTCTGAACACACTGCTTGGACTGTGGGACGCAg GAGACCGTGCGGTTGATCAGGTGAGTCTGCTCACCGCTCTCACCGTCTTCCTGTGCTCTGCCGGTCCTGACGTCTGCACCGTCGAGcctctgcacatgctcagtctGCAGCGCTTCACCGCCAGCATGGAGGCCAAAGACCCGCTG gtcGTGAGTCGCTGTTATCAGCTGTTGACGTCGGTGTTTCAGGCTCCGCCCACCGTGGCCGTCCCGTACATCCAGGCGCTCGGACCGCCATTGGTCCAATTCCTCCAG AGGGTGGAGAGGAGTCGTCCTCAGAGTCCGGAGGAGCTGCTGGGAGTCCTGGAGGGAGTCCGAGCCATGGAGGCGCTTATCCAGGCTGCAGACGAGTCTCAGC gtcCTCAGCTGGTGGCTGTCTTGTTGcccctcctcatctccttcctcCTGGATGAAAACGCTCTTGGCTCCGCCCCCGCCGCATCCCGTTCTTTGCATGAGGCGGCACTCAAAGACCTGATGCGCCTCGGCCCCCAGCACTCAGCTGTCTTCAg GTCTCTCATCTCGTCGTCTCCTCACCTGAAGTCTCGTCTCGAAGCCGCCGTCAAAGGAAACCAGGAGAGTCTGAACGCTAAAGCTGGCAGCACTAACCCCCGCAGCGCAGCCAAGTCCTCCCCCAGCATCACGCTCAAGACCAACTTCCTGTGA